The Halomicronema hongdechloris C2206 genome includes a window with the following:
- a CDS encoding acyl-CoA desaturase, with the protein MTVAKSELPVFNWPTTSFMLAVHLAALLALLPSNFSWGAVGVALLLHWITGCLGITLGWHRLIAHRSFQVPTWLEYFFVFCGSLACQHGPIEWVGLHRHHHVYSDQSIDHHDSRKGFWWSHMGWLLRELPKDIEIRRFARDIANDPVYHFFNNYFLALQFALALILYALGGWPFVVWGIFVRLVAVYHCTWLVNSATHKFGYRNYETEDASTNCWWVALVTYGEGWHNNHHAFQYSARHGLRWWEIDTTWLMIRLLQLLGLASRVKLAESEAP; encoded by the coding sequence ATGACTGTTGCTAAATCTGAATTACCTGTGTTTAATTGGCCAACGACCTCGTTTATGTTGGCCGTTCATCTAGCTGCCCTACTAGCCTTGCTGCCTAGTAACTTTAGCTGGGGTGCTGTTGGGGTGGCCTTACTACTACACTGGATTACGGGCTGTCTTGGTATCACCTTAGGATGGCACCGTCTCATTGCCCATCGCAGCTTTCAGGTTCCCACCTGGTTAGAATATTTCTTCGTATTCTGTGGTAGCCTAGCCTGCCAGCATGGCCCTATTGAGTGGGTCGGCCTGCACCGACACCATCACGTTTACTCTGACCAATCCATCGATCACCATGATTCTAGAAAAGGGTTCTGGTGGAGTCATATGGGGTGGCTGCTGCGTGAATTACCGAAAGACATTGAAATTCGACGATTTGCTCGAGATATCGCCAACGATCCGGTATACCACTTCTTTAACAACTACTTTTTAGCGCTTCAGTTTGCTCTAGCCCTGATTTTGTATGCCCTTGGCGGCTGGCCCTTCGTCGTATGGGGCATTTTTGTCCGCCTGGTAGCTGTCTATCACTGCACTTGGCTCGTCAATAGCGCTACCCATAAATTTGGCTACCGCAACTACGAGACCGAGGATGCCTCCACTAACTGTTGGTGGGTTGCCCTGGTAACCTACGGTGAAGGCTGGCACAACAACCATCACGCCTTTCAATATTCCGCTCGCCACGGATTAAGGTGGTGGGAAATTGATACCACTTGGTTAATGATCCGCCTCTTGCAGCTACTGGGCTTAGCCAGTCGGGTGAAACTGGCAGAATCAGAAGCCCCCTAA
- a CDS encoding aldehyde dehydrogenase family protein encodes MASSQSSFEFSQILEQVRQASHALALAGCEHQSHALDCMAHGLDSAQDTILEANTLDLEASLEMAVPELVLDWLKLTPERLQHTIKILRRLAALGDPRPLLQSPMPRLSQTATGYTQVTPLGVVALVYEALPELAAIAAGLCIRTGNGLVLKGGNEASQTNQAIIQVLQQEIDRAGLNHQCLWPLTTDQGDAARTWLMQARGIDLLIPYGRPTLIQQVMRHATVPVLPIAMGNCYLYWAASGAEKQVGDLIVDSHKGSPDAVNAIEKVLIHESHDGASLQRLWQYLQTYGFSLRGDDAMAATYPELTAMESGEWSQPYLSHTVAFQRVVDVAQAVDVINHQSSGHANCLVSESYREAHYFSQHLQSTAIYINTSPRFTRNPVQAAGIALGMTAQRGRGKGFIGLEALMTAKHIMQGTIVP; translated from the coding sequence GCCGGGTGTGAGCATCAAAGTCATGCCTTAGATTGCATGGCCCACGGCTTAGATAGTGCTCAAGACACTATTTTGGAGGCCAATACTCTGGATTTGGAGGCCAGTTTGGAGATGGCGGTGCCAGAGCTCGTCTTAGACTGGCTGAAGCTGACTCCAGAACGGCTGCAGCACACGATTAAGATCTTACGCCGCTTGGCCGCCTTGGGAGACCCACGTCCTTTGTTGCAGTCTCCCATGCCCCGCCTCAGTCAAACAGCAACGGGTTACACTCAGGTGACTCCGTTGGGGGTTGTGGCTCTGGTCTACGAAGCCCTGCCAGAATTAGCCGCGATAGCAGCAGGGTTGTGCATACGGACCGGCAATGGGCTAGTACTCAAAGGAGGCAACGAAGCCAGCCAAACGAACCAGGCGATTATCCAAGTGTTGCAGCAGGAGATAGATCGGGCTGGTCTCAACCACCAATGCCTCTGGCCGTTGACGACTGATCAAGGAGATGCTGCTCGGACTTGGCTGATGCAAGCCCGAGGGATCGATCTATTGATTCCCTATGGGCGTCCCACTCTCATTCAGCAGGTCATGCGCCATGCGACGGTGCCGGTGCTGCCCATTGCCATGGGCAATTGCTACTTATATTGGGCGGCTTCAGGGGCGGAGAAACAGGTTGGCGACCTGATCGTAGATAGCCATAAGGGGAGCCCGGATGCTGTCAATGCCATTGAAAAGGTCCTGATCCATGAGTCCCATGATGGTGCCTCGCTGCAACGGCTATGGCAGTACTTGCAGACCTATGGTTTTAGCCTGCGAGGAGATGATGCCATGGCGGCAACTTATCCAGAACTCACTGCGATGGAATCAGGAGAATGGAGCCAGCCCTACCTTTCTCATACGGTGGCATTTCAGCGGGTGGTCGACGTAGCCCAGGCCGTGGATGTGATTAATCACCAAAGTAGTGGCCACGCCAATTGTCTGGTCAGTGAATCCTATCGAGAAGCCCATTATTTTAGTCAGCATCTGCAGAGCACAGCCATTTATATCAACACCTCACCGCGGTTTACTCGCAACCCTGTGCAAGCTGCTGGTATTGCCTTGGGGATGACGGCTCAACGAGGACGGGGCAAGGGGTTTATTGGTCTAGAGGCCCTGATGACAGCTAAACATATTATGCAGGGGACAATAGTGCCCTAA